One window of the Dryobates pubescens isolate bDryPub1 chromosome 13, bDryPub1.pri, whole genome shotgun sequence genome contains the following:
- the LOC104302837 gene encoding serine racemase: MVHPNQEPAVIAGQGTIALEVLEQVPKVNAVVVPVGGGGMIAGIAIAIKALRPDVKVFAAEPCNADDCYQSKLRGELTPNLHPPETIADAVKTSIGPNTWPIIRDLVDDVLTVSEEEIKQATRLVWERMKLLIEPTAGVGVAAVLSEQFQAVPQDVENVCIVLCGGNVDLSSLTWLTELPGKAE; the protein is encoded by the exons ATGGTACACCCcaaccaggagccagcagtgattGCAGGGCAAGGCACAAtcgccctggaggtgctggaacag GTGCCCAAGGTAAATGCAGTGGTGGTTCCTGTTGGAGGTGGAGGAATGATTGCAGGAATAGCAATTGCCATCAAG gctctGAGACCAGATGTGAAAGTGTTTGCTGCTGAGCCATGCAACGCAGATGACTGTTACCAGTCCAAATTAAGAGGGGAACTGACCCCCAACCTTCACCCACCAGAGACCATTGCAGATGCAGTCAAAACCAGCATTGGACCAAACACATGGCCCATCATCAGGGATTTGGTTGATGATGTCCTGACAGTCTCAGAAGAAGAAATCAAG CAAGCCACACGGCTGGTGTGGGAAAGGATGAAGCTGCTGATTGAGCCAACAGCAGGCGTGGGAGTGGCGGCTGTGCTCTCTGAGCAGTTCCAAGCAGTCCCCCAGGACGTGGAGAACGTTTGCATTGTGCTGTGTGGAGGAAATGTGGACCTGAGCTCCCTGACCTGGCTCACAGAGCTCCCTGGGAAAGCAGAATGA
- the LOC128897716 gene encoding serine racemase-like gives MAANSSRPALTDVQAAERRLHGRLHRTPVLTCGGLDRLAGRRLLFKCELFQRTGSFKIRGALNAVRSLVEESERAGGGLPRAVVTHSSGNHGQALACAAQAEGNATAQPSAPAQGQPS, from the exons ATGGCAGCGAATTCCTCCCGCCCGGCGCTAACTGATGTCCAGGCGGCGGAGAGGCGGCTGCATGGCCGGCTGCACCGCACGCCGGTGCTTACCTGCGGGGGCCTGGACCGGCTGGCCGGGCGGCGGCTGCTGTTCAAGTGCGAGCTCTTCCAGAGGACCGGCTCCTTCAAG ATCCGGGGGGCCCTAAACGCTGTCAGGAGTCTCGTTGAGGAAAGCGAGCGTGCTGGAGGGGGCCTGCCTCGGGCCGTGGTGACGCACAGCAGTGGTAATCACGGGCAGGCACTggcctgtgctgcccaggctgaaGGTAACGCCACAGCCCAACCTTCGGCCCCAGCTCAGGGGCAGCCGAGCTAG